The sequence ACATTTTTCCGATAAATGTTTTTTTACCACCAATCACATCAAGCTCATACTCAAATTCGACGGTTTTTTTATTTTTAATGCTCTCAGATATTCCCATCATTGCCAGTTTTGCAGTTTCCGGTGGCAGAATATCTGTAATATATTTTCCGAGCAAATCTTCTTTTTTTGCATAAAGCAGAGCTTCATTTTCAGTAAATATTTCAACATATTTCCCATTACTATCAAGGACGAAGGCTACTTCAGGCATTGAGCTGATAAAGGTTTTAAGTTTGTGAGCGTATTCATTTGCCATTCTGGTGGTATCTCTAAGCTCTTTTGTTTTTATTTTTACCTGAATTCTTGATAAAATAATTATTATAAAAGCAATTAATATAACAAATACCAGAATATAGAGGATTTTTAATATTTTTTGATTGATTTTACTTGTGTGTTCAAAAAGGGTATTTAACCTTTCATAATAAAATGAATCTGGGTTACTTTTAAGGTTTTTAAGCCTGTTATTGATTTTTTCTGCAATATTTTTATCTATATTTTTTGAAAAGGCAAAGTGTACGTTTATCGGTTTTAAGACTATATTGGTTGTTTCTATATCTGAGTCTTTTATATAAGGGGAGTATATTCTGCTTATAAGTCCTGCATCAGCATTGCCTTCAGCTACCACTTTTGCAATTTCAGGATAGCTTACATGGGAGTCATCAAAAGTCACACTTAAATGAAAAGATGTTAGTATATCTTTTAACCCATTTTCTCCTACATAAAAAATATCATTCTTTTTTACGGCTATTTTTTTATCTTTGAGGTCTATTATGGATTTTATTTGTGCATTTTTATTGGTGATTATTTGCCCCCAGTTTGTAAAAATAGGCTCATCTGAAAAGTCCATAATAGACAACCTGTTTTTCGAATATCCTATTGGCAGCAGCACATCTATTTCGCCGGTCTGAATTTTTTCATAAAGAGAATCCCACGTGTCGACTATAAACTGATAATCTATACCTTCAGCTTCTGCTATATGCTTAAACAAATCCGGAGCAAGTCCTGAAACCTTATCTTCATTAATTATTGATAATGGTGGGTTATTCCATACCCCTACCTTTAATCCGGCATGGTCTGCATAAGCTGCAGCAGTCAAGAGCAATATAAGGAGAACAAAAAAATATCTTTTCATAGACAAATTGTATCATAAAACTATGAAAAATCAAATAAATTTTATGTAAATTTTTCTTTTCCTCGGGCCGTCAAACTCACAGAATAAAACTCCCTGCCATGTTCCGAGGAGAAGTTCATTGTTTTCAATGATAATATTTTGTTCGCAACCAATTAATGATGATTTCAGATGGGCATCTGAGTTTCCTTCAAAATGACTAAATTTGTAGTTTTGCGGGATTTTTTCATTTAAAAATTTCAGTATGTCTGTTTTTACATCCGGGTCGGCATTTTCGTTGATGGTTATCGCACAGGTGGTGTGAGGGGTAAAGACGATGCAAAAGCCGTCTTTTACCCCCGCTTTTTTTAGTGCATTATTTACAAGATAAGTAATATCAACAAGCTCAGCTCTGTTGCCTGTTTGAATTTCGTAAGTAAAAAGCATTAGATTTCAACCACTTTAGCCTCAATCATCCCATCAATTGCTATTATTTTATCTATTACAGGTTTTGGTATTTTGTTGTCTACTGACACAAACGCCATTGCATTACCACCTTTTTGTCTGGAAAGTTCAAAACCCGCAATATTTATATCGTTTTCCCCAAGTATTGTTCCAACTTTTCCTATTACACCTGGTCTGTCGACGTTTCTAAAATATAGAAGAGTGCCTGCAGGTATAACGTCAATCCTGAAGTCATCGATAAAAATAATTCTGCCTACATTATCTGAAAAGACTGTACCTCCGATTACAAGCTCCTGCTGGTCTGTTTTTATGTTAAGTACAACAATGTCATTATATTTTCTGTATACATCTGTTTTTATTTCACTGACTGTAATATTTCTGTCTTTGGCAAAATATGAAGCATTTATGTAAGAGATTGTCTCTTTAAGGGATACTTCAAGAAAACCTTTCAAAGCTGCAACAGTATAAGGCTGATATGAAAATGGAACATCAAAGGTCCTTTCGCATACGTCATCTTCAAATTTTTTCCCTACAAGAGTTATCTTAATTTCTTCTGGTCTTCCTTTTATTATTTGAGCAGACAATTTTGCCATTTTTTCGGCAATGTCAAAATAATTTTGTAGCTCTTCAGGTAGCTGAGATTTCATAAAAGGTATATTGACAGCATTTATGTAAGATTTTCCATGAAGGGCATTTATGATTTGTTCGCAAATTATTACAGCAACCCCTTTCTGGCCTTCGTGGGTGTTGGCTCCTATGTGGGGGGTTACAAAAATATTGTCGAGTGTCAAAAGTTTGTTTTCGGTAGCAGGTTCTTCTTCAAAAACATCAACTGCAGCAGAAAAAACT comes from Deferrivibrio essentukiensis and encodes:
- a CDS encoding secondary thiamine-phosphate synthase enzyme YjbQ, with protein sequence MLFTYEIQTGNRAELVDITYLVNNALKKAGVKDGFCIVFTPHTTCAITINENADPDVKTDILKFLNEKIPQNYKFSHFEGNSDAHLKSSLIGCEQNIIIENNELLLGTWQGVLFCEFDGPRKRKIYIKFI
- the serA gene encoding phosphoglycerate dehydrogenase, giving the protein MAKFKILITDNIAQEGLDILDREESVEYEIKPGITNEDLKPIIGNYDAVITRSGTTVTEDLIENPGKLKIIGRAGVGLDNVDIEAASKKGIIVMNAPTGNTLAATELTMGMMLAAARKIPLANNSLKNKEWDRKRFMGIQLYNKTLGIVGLGRIGSNVAIRAKSFGMKVIAYDPYIKKSKAESLGVKLYDNLEDLLKQVDIITFHTPLTNETHNMITEHHINLMKDGVIIVNCARGGIVNENDLYNAVKNGKVFSAAVDVFEEEPATENKLLTLDNIFVTPHIGANTHEGQKGVAVIICEQIINALHGKSYINAVNIPFMKSQLPEELQNYFDIAEKMAKLSAQIIKGRPEEIKITLVGKKFEDDVCERTFDVPFSYQPYTVAALKGFLEVSLKETISYINASYFAKDRNITVSEIKTDVYRKYNDIVVLNIKTDQQELVIGGTVFSDNVGRIIFIDDFRIDVIPAGTLLYFRNVDRPGVIGKVGTILGENDINIAGFELSRQKGGNAMAFVSVDNKIPKPVIDKIIAIDGMIEAKVVEI